A stretch of the Bacillus anthracis str. Vollum genome encodes the following:
- a CDS encoding ATP-binding cassette domain-containing protein, whose translation MIALETKEITKKYKKKVAVNEVTISLEEHKIYGLLGRNGAGKTTLLNLLAGQITSSSGSVSIFGEHVFENSKAMQNICFVKVKEAAYLNNKVKEIFNLCNMFYKNWDQKFAEELARRFQLNLKEKYHKLSNGMQTVVGIIQGLASRSPITIFDEPTTGLDAAHRELFYSLLLEDYGEYPRTIILSTHLVEEVTHIIEDVIIIKEGRLVVQSSVEALLQQGHIISGKKDKVDDFSSNKKVINREVYGNKGIAVIWKELSNEDYYSLEKEGLAIDRITLQKLFIHITGGEVK comes from the coding sequence ATGATTGCACTTGAAACGAAAGAGATAACGAAAAAATATAAAAAGAAAGTAGCTGTAAATGAAGTTACGATTTCATTGGAAGAGCATAAAATATATGGTTTGCTTGGAAGAAATGGAGCAGGAAAAACGACACTATTAAATTTACTTGCAGGCCAAATTACTTCAAGTAGTGGAAGCGTATCAATATTTGGCGAACATGTTTTTGAGAATAGTAAAGCGATGCAAAATATTTGTTTTGTTAAAGTGAAAGAAGCTGCTTATTTAAATAATAAAGTTAAAGAAATTTTTAATTTATGTAACATGTTTTATAAAAACTGGGATCAAAAGTTTGCTGAAGAACTTGCTAGGAGATTTCAGCTTAATTTGAAAGAAAAATACCATAAATTATCAAACGGAATGCAAACTGTTGTCGGTATTATTCAAGGATTAGCAAGTAGATCACCAATTACTATTTTTGATGAACCAACTACAGGTTTAGACGCAGCACATCGTGAGTTGTTTTATAGTTTACTACTAGAAGATTACGGCGAATATCCACGAACAATTATATTATCAACCCACTTAGTAGAAGAAGTAACTCATATTATTGAAGATGTAATCATCATAAAAGAAGGAAGATTGGTTGTTCAATCATCAGTGGAAGCATTGTTACAACAAGGTCATATTATTTCAGGAAAAAAAGATAAAGTGGATGATTTTTCAAGCAATAAAAAAGTAATAAACCGAGAAGTTTATGGAAATAAGGGGATTGCTGTTATATGGAAAGAACTTTCTAATGAAGATTATTACTCTCTTGAAAAAGAAGGTTTAGCAATTGATAGAATTACATTACAAAAACTATTTATTCATATAACTGGTGGTGAAGTGAAATGA
- a CDS encoding lipoprotein — protein sequence MKKVLLIIPLFIILLSGCSNNDIYGSWEVVDNKNGLCPISYKFETVVKEEKKEKIIQYLVEMQTTKKKEDLYKGSFVKDSNVYHIDYGNSFTSDQTLQVVDGKLNVYFYAVEKLCTYKKK from the coding sequence ATGAAAAAGGTTCTATTAATTATTCCGTTATTCATTATACTACTCAGTGGATGTAGCAATAATGATATATACGGTTCTTGGGAAGTCGTTGACAACAAAAACGGTCTTTGTCCTATATCGTATAAATTTGAAACAGTTGTAAAAGAAGAAAAGAAAGAAAAAATTATTCAATATTTAGTAGAAATGCAAACAACAAAGAAAAAAGAAGATTTATACAAAGGTTCATTTGTAAAGGATTCTAATGTATATCACATTGATTATGGTAACTCATTTACATCGGATCAAACTTTACAAGTTGTCGATGGCAAATTAAATGTATACTTTTATGCAGTTGAAAAATTATGTACATATAAAAAGAAATGA
- a CDS encoding LL-diaminopimelate aminotransferase, which produces MTYTLATRMKAFQSSIFSELGAYKKEKIAAGHKMIDLSIGNPDMPPADFVREEMVHTANQKESYGYTLSGIQEFHEAVTEYYNNTHNVILNADKEVLLLMGSQDGLVHLPMVYANPGDIILVPDPGYTAYETEIQMAGATSYYMPLKKENDFLPNLELIPEEIADQAKMMILNFPGNPVPAMAHEDFFKEVIAFAKKHNIIVVHDFAYAEFYFDGNKPISFLSVPGAKDVGVEINSLSKSYSLAGSRIGYMIGNEEIVGALTQFKSNTDYGVFLPIQKAACAALRNGAAFCEKNRGIYQERRDALVDGFRTFGWNVEKPAGSMFVWAEIPKGWTSIDFAYALMDRANVVVTPGHAFGPHGEGFVRIALVQDKVVLQQVVENIRNSGIFALEKVDELVKN; this is translated from the coding sequence ATGACTTACACGTTAGCAACTAGAATGAAAGCATTCCAATCTTCTATATTTAGTGAATTAGGGGCCTATAAAAAAGAAAAAATTGCAGCAGGTCACAAAATGATTGATTTAAGTATCGGGAATCCTGATATGCCACCTGCTGATTTCGTAAGAGAAGAAATGGTACATACAGCAAATCAAAAAGAAAGCTATGGATACACATTAAGTGGTATTCAAGAATTTCACGAAGCTGTAACTGAATATTACAACAACACTCATAATGTTATATTAAATGCCGATAAAGAAGTTTTATTATTAATGGGGTCACAAGATGGACTCGTTCATTTACCTATGGTTTATGCGAATCCGGGAGATATTATATTAGTTCCTGACCCAGGATATACAGCTTATGAAACAGAAATTCAAATGGCCGGTGCAACATCTTACTATATGCCTTTAAAAAAAGAAAATGATTTCTTACCTAACTTAGAGCTAATTCCTGAAGAAATTGCGGATCAAGCGAAGATGATGATTTTAAACTTCCCAGGGAATCCCGTTCCAGCAATGGCTCATGAAGATTTCTTTAAAGAGGTAATCGCATTCGCGAAAAAGCATAACATTATTGTTGTCCATGATTTTGCTTATGCTGAATTTTATTTTGATGGTAATAAACCAATTAGCTTCCTCTCTGTGCCTGGTGCGAAAGATGTTGGCGTAGAAATCAACTCTTTGTCAAAAAGTTATAGTTTAGCAGGTAGCCGTATTGGTTATATGATTGGTAATGAAGAAATTGTCGGGGCACTTACACAATTTAAATCTAATACGGATTACGGAGTGTTTTTACCAATTCAAAAAGCGGCATGTGCTGCACTAAGAAATGGTGCTGCTTTTTGTGAGAAAAACCGTGGTATTTATCAAGAACGTAGAGATGCTTTAGTCGATGGGTTCCGAACATTTGGCTGGAATGTTGAAAAACCAGCTGGCAGTATGTTCGTCTGGGCCGAAATTCCGAAAGGGTGGACTTCTATAGACTTCGCTTATGCATTAATGGATCGTGCGAATGTCGTTGTCACACCAGGTCATGCATTCGGACCTCACGGAGAAGGGTTTGTACGCATTGCACTCGTTCAAGATAAAGTAGTGTTACAACAAGTTGTTGAAAACATTAGAAATAGTGGTATTTTCGCCCTTGAAAAAGTAGATGAATTAGTTAAAAATTAG
- a CDS encoding YrzI family small protein — MKFKAFFLTITIQKRKLSQNEILREQHIQTIMDEVKEHQASYYSRLF, encoded by the coding sequence ATGAAATTTAAAGCATTCTTTTTAACTATCACCATTCAAAAACGTAAGCTTTCTCAGAATGAGATTTTACGTGAGCAACACATTCAAACTATTATGGACGAAGTAAAAGAGCATCAAGCTTCTTATTACAGCCGTCTTTTCTAA
- a CDS encoding YrzI family small protein, with the protein MKFKAFFLTITIQKRKLSQSEILREQHIQTIMDEVKERQASYYTRLF; encoded by the coding sequence ATGAAATTTAAAGCATTCTTTTTAACTATCACCATTCAAAAACGTAAACTTTCTCAAAGTGAGATTTTACGTGAACAACACATTCAAACTATTATGGATGAAGTAAAAGAGCGTCAAGCCTCTTATTACACACGTCTTTTCTAA
- a CDS encoding YrzI family small protein translates to MTFHIFFFTTVLQKNTLTEAEINRKQQLKQLTDKMTDIKSSYYTQMY, encoded by the coding sequence ATGACTTTTCATATTTTCTTTTTTACGACTGTACTTCAGAAAAATACTTTAACTGAAGCTGAAATCAATCGTAAACAACAATTAAAACAACTGACTGATAAAATGACTGACATTAAAAGTTCATACTATACGCAAATGTATTAA
- a CDS encoding CPBP family intramembrane glutamic endopeptidase produces the protein MSYFITLVLAVLLAFSYKIVDITVGIIIGKIRYQKIENEIIYIWGTLLTIISYFYEDNYVFRLPIHYESIVLLILIALITNIFISRYSGYNPSGKKNILNFVIMYPIFEEVIFRGMIIPILNNAFSIFSYFEIAYIPVTLPILISSFLFAISHLQYYKFNQTSIKFMLFAFLGGIIHGMITDFSLSIVFPILLHIEFNLLSVYYSKKLQ, from the coding sequence ATGAGCTACTTTATTACATTAGTACTTGCCGTTTTATTAGCTTTTTCATATAAAATTGTTGATATTACAGTTGGTATTATTATTGGAAAAATACGGTACCAAAAGATAGAAAATGAGATTATTTATATATGGGGAACATTACTAACGATAATTAGTTATTTTTATGAAGATAATTATGTATTCCGTTTACCAATTCACTATGAATCAATTGTTTTATTAATCTTGATTGCTTTGATAACGAATATTTTCATTTCACGATACTCAGGATATAATCCAAGTGGGAAAAAGAATATCTTAAACTTTGTAATTATGTATCCTATTTTTGAAGAAGTAATTTTTAGAGGGATGATTATACCAATACTTAACAACGCATTCTCAATTTTCTCTTATTTTGAAATAGCTTACATACCAGTTACACTACCAATTCTAATATCTTCCTTTCTATTTGCTATATCTCACTTACAATATTACAAATTTAATCAGACCAGTATAAAATTTATGCTGTTCGCATTTTTAGGGGGAATTATACATGGCATGATTACAGATTTCTCACTATCAATTGTTTTTCCAATATTATTACATATAGAATTTAACTTGCTTTCTGTATATTACTCAAAAAAGCTGCAGTGA
- a CDS encoding 3-hydroxyacyl-ACP dehydratase FabZ family protein, with product MHIKDTLPHRYPFLMIDKVKNVKQGESVTGYKLITNNEWFINDSQNHMPHMLIVEALAQLSAFVHTSESDGLGFLSSLDGVTFHEKAYPGDKLDLHYELTRNRRGFVLGKGTATVNNQPIVTIEKLLIYQTE from the coding sequence ATGCATATTAAAGACACGCTTCCCCATCGTTATCCATTTTTAATGATTGATAAAGTAAAAAACGTAAAACAAGGTGAATCCGTTACAGGATATAAACTCATTACAAATAACGAATGGTTTATAAATGATAGTCAAAATCATATGCCTCATATGTTAATTGTAGAGGCACTTGCTCAGCTTAGTGCATTTGTACATACAAGTGAATCTGACGGACTAGGCTTCCTTTCCTCGTTAGATGGGGTTACGTTCCATGAAAAAGCATATCCCGGTGATAAACTTGATTTACATTATGAGTTAACTCGCAATCGCCGAGGTTTTGTTCTCGGTAAAGGTACCGCAACTGTTAATAATCAACCGATTGTAACGATAGAAAAGCTATTAATATACCAAACAGAATAG
- a CDS encoding DUF4052 domain-containing protein, with product MTMLMKQLKLHIKYQYKAILTFWAVALLIKGTMTATDLKGIKIAFLHDIFNNSSIAIVMFIVISVFLIQLDIFPTVVSFGVTRLQFLMGSICFILLQSALFSGLQVLFLQGTFYKTEQINLGSYAIEQFFVQFIFYSTLACLFQSTIIFQKRFNWFGLAFSIIFLFGLASTMYAGIGIKELVFINSKMLLEIPHFISVSIVLIFIYIVISALFIRKVSFEDTI from the coding sequence ATGACGATGTTAATGAAGCAGTTGAAGTTACATATAAAATATCAGTATAAAGCCATTCTTACCTTTTGGGCTGTAGCATTACTTATAAAAGGGACAATGACGGCAACGGATTTAAAGGGAATAAAGATAGCATTTTTACACGATATCTTTAATAATTCATCAATTGCAATCGTAATGTTTATTGTGATAAGTGTGTTTCTTATTCAACTTGATATTTTCCCTACGGTCGTCTCGTTCGGTGTCACTAGGTTGCAATTCTTGATGGGTTCAATATGTTTTATTTTATTGCAATCAGCATTGTTTTCAGGTCTTCAAGTTTTATTTTTACAAGGTACATTTTATAAAACAGAACAGATAAATTTAGGATCATATGCAATTGAACAATTCTTTGTGCAGTTCATATTTTATAGTACATTAGCTTGTTTATTCCAATCAACAATCATTTTTCAGAAAAGATTTAATTGGTTCGGATTAGCCTTTAGTATAATATTTTTATTCGGATTGGCTAGTACAATGTATGCAGGGATAGGAATAAAAGAATTGGTGTTTATTAATAGTAAAATGTTACTAGAAATACCTCATTTTATATCAGTTTCGATAGTACTTATTTTCATATATATTGTAATAAGCGCACTATTTATTCGTAAGGTTTCATTTGAAGATACAATTTAA
- a CDS encoding YrzI family small protein, translated as MKFHLFSLIITIQKKSLSEAELKQEQQYKKIMDEIRDRRTKYYSHL; from the coding sequence ATGAAGTTTCACCTTTTCTCTTTAATAATTACAATCCAGAAAAAAAGCCTTTCTGAAGCTGAATTAAAACAAGAACAACAATACAAAAAGATTATGGACGAAATTCGAGATCGTAGAACCAAATACTACTCTCACCTATAA
- the coaW gene encoding type II pantothenate kinase translates to MESTIGIDAGGTLTKIAYLNKKMQLAFEKVYSNEQNKIIDWLKNQTGIKQICITGGKAKQLQQLLSASYKIVELNEFEATLVGVRYILKKEKYDINNFVLTNIGTGTSIHYIYNDQYIRAGGTGVGGGTIMGLSKLLTNIDHFEDVIPLTKVGSRKELDITVGDIYGGILSPIDNSLTASNFGKAAITDSNYNSSDILATIQGLVGEVVTALSLQFAETKNIDHIIYIGSTLCNNIHLQNIISSYTKYQNKTPIFLRDGGNSGAIGALLYATNKKS, encoded by the coding sequence ATGGAAAGTACGATCGGTATCGATGCTGGAGGAACATTAACAAAAATTGCTTATTTGAATAAAAAAATGCAATTAGCTTTTGAAAAAGTTTATTCAAATGAACAAAATAAAATAATAGATTGGCTTAAGAACCAAACTGGTATAAAACAAATATGTATTACTGGTGGTAAAGCGAAACAATTACAACAACTACTTTCAGCCTCATATAAAATAGTGGAACTAAATGAATTTGAAGCTACTCTTGTAGGTGTCCGTTACATATTAAAAAAAGAAAAATATGATATAAACAACTTTGTTTTAACAAATATCGGTACAGGTACTTCCATTCATTACATTTATAATGACCAATATATTCGCGCTGGTGGAACCGGTGTTGGCGGTGGTACTATTATGGGGCTTTCAAAATTGTTAACAAATATAGATCATTTTGAAGATGTGATTCCTTTAACAAAAGTAGGATCTAGAAAAGAACTTGATATTACGGTTGGAGATATTTATGGTGGTATTCTCTCTCCTATTGATAATAGTTTAACTGCAAGCAATTTTGGTAAAGCCGCTATTACAGACTCAAATTATAATAGCTCAGATATACTTGCTACTATACAAGGACTTGTCGGTGAAGTCGTTACTGCATTAAGCCTTCAATTCGCCGAAACAAAAAACATTGACCATATTATTTATATTGGTTCGACTCTATGTAATAACATACATCTTCAAAATATTATTAGTAGTTACACAAAATACCAAAATAAAACACCCATCTTTTTACGAGATGGTGGTAATAGCGGTGCGATTGGTGCTTTACTTTATGCTACGAATAAAAAAAGCTGA
- a CDS encoding YrzI family small protein, giving the protein MTISVLFLSITIQRNTISKDEIFHNEQIEKAMNDVKERQALYCDHM; this is encoded by the coding sequence ATGACTATTAGCGTATTGTTTTTAAGTATTACGATTCAAAGAAATACAATTTCCAAAGATGAAATTTTTCATAATGAGCAAATTGAAAAAGCTATGAATGATGTTAAGGAGCGCCAAGCACTTTATTGTGATCACATGTAA
- a CDS encoding CcdC family protein, whose protein sequence is MGDTSSLITVFLCIALLIFWRRYRSMHRPIKGSGKRILWPLLFLTPGIIWFFGPVHPAILQVIIAVFIGVLFAVPLIVLTNYERRDDGNIYTKKNVAFLITFIALVVLRYGSRRFIVDLDQQTVGLLFYVVAVSYIIPWRIACYIKFRKVWRGNSNQTV, encoded by the coding sequence ATGGGAGACACATCCTCACTAATTACAGTCTTTTTATGCATTGCACTACTAATATTTTGGCGTCGTTATCGCTCTATGCATAGGCCAATAAAGGGATCAGGAAAACGTATTTTATGGCCATTATTATTTTTAACACCAGGGATTATATGGTTTTTTGGCCCCGTACATCCAGCTATATTACAAGTAATTATAGCGGTATTCATTGGTGTACTTTTTGCTGTGCCGCTTATAGTATTAACAAATTATGAACGAAGAGATGATGGGAATATTTATACGAAAAAAAATGTAGCTTTTTTAATTACTTTTATTGCACTTGTCGTTTTAAGGTATGGCTCAAGAAGATTTATTGTGGATTTAGATCAACAAACGGTTGGTTTATTATTTTACGTAGTTGCAGTATCTTATATCATTCCGTGGAGAATTGCTTGCTATATAAAGTTTAGGAAAGTTTGGCGGGGGAATAGTAATCAAACAGTGTAA
- a CDS encoding YrzI family small protein, with the protein MKFKVFFLTITIQKTKFSDSEILHDHQINKAMEDVKERQSHYCSHL; encoded by the coding sequence ATGAAATTTAAAGTATTCTTTTTAACGATCACGATTCAAAAAACTAAGTTCTCGGACAGTGAGATATTGCATGACCATCAAATTAATAAAGCTATGGAAGATGTGAAAGAACGTCAAAGTCACTACTGTAGCCACCTATAA
- a CDS encoding MFS transporter: MWRNKNVWIVLIGEFIAGLGLWLGILGNLEFMQKYVPSDFMKSVILFIGLLAGVLVGPMAGRIIDQYEKKKVHLYAGFGRVISVIFMFFAIQFESIAFMIAFMVALQISAAFYFPALQSVIPLIVREHELLQMNGVHMNVGTIARIAGTSLGGILLVVMSLQYMYAFSMAAYALLFLSTFFLQFEDKKSTTPSKQAAKDNSFMEVFRILRGIPIAFTALILSIIPLLFIAGFNLMVINISEMQHDPTIKGFIYTIEGIAFMLGAFVIKRLSDHFKPEKLLYFFAVCTAFAHLSLFFSDIKWMSLTSFGLFGFSVGCFFPIMSTIFQTKVEKSYHGRLFSFRNMFERVMFQIVLLGTGFFLDTIGLQYMVLIFGVISLFIIFISLSKQKQYEKQPSQSANL; the protein is encoded by the coding sequence ATGTGGCGTAATAAAAATGTTTGGATTGTTTTAATTGGGGAGTTTATTGCTGGTTTAGGGTTATGGCTTGGAATTCTTGGCAACCTGGAATTTATGCAAAAATATGTCCCTTCTGATTTCATGAAATCAGTTATATTGTTTATCGGACTATTAGCAGGTGTTCTAGTGGGACCTATGGCTGGTCGTATCATCGATCAATATGAAAAGAAAAAAGTCCATCTTTATGCTGGTTTTGGTCGTGTTATTAGTGTTATTTTTATGTTTTTCGCTATCCAATTTGAAAGTATCGCCTTTATGATTGCATTTATGGTTGCACTTCAAATTTCAGCAGCATTTTATTTCCCTGCATTACAATCTGTAATTCCACTCATCGTACGTGAGCATGAGTTATTACAAATGAACGGTGTACATATGAATGTAGGTACAATCGCTCGTATTGCAGGTACTTCACTAGGTGGAATTCTTTTAGTTGTAATGAGTTTACAATATATGTACGCCTTCTCAATGGCAGCATATGCTTTATTATTCCTCTCAACTTTCTTCCTACAATTCGAAGATAAGAAATCAACAACACCAAGTAAACAAGCTGCAAAAGATAATAGCTTTATGGAAGTATTTCGTATTTTAAGAGGAATTCCGATTGCTTTCACAGCACTTATATTAAGTATTATCCCTCTATTATTTATAGCTGGATTTAATTTAATGGTAATTAATATTAGCGAAATGCAACATGATCCAACGATTAAAGGCTTTATATATACGATTGAAGGTATCGCATTTATGTTAGGCGCCTTCGTTATTAAACGTTTATCTGATCATTTCAAACCTGAAAAGTTACTATATTTCTTCGCTGTTTGTACCGCTTTTGCACATCTATCATTGTTCTTTAGCGATATAAAATGGATGTCTCTTACATCATTTGGATTGTTTGGTTTTAGTGTTGGTTGTTTCTTCCCTATTATGTCGACAATTTTCCAAACGAAAGTGGAAAAGAGCTATCACGGCCGACTCTTCTCATTCCGTAATATGTTTGAAAGAGTGATGTTCCAAATTGTCTTACTTGGCACAGGCTTCTTCTTAGATACGATTGGATTGCAATATATGGTTCTTATTTTCGGTGTTATTTCATTATTCATTATTTTCATATCGCTTTCTAAACAGAAACAGTACGAAAAACAACCATCGCAATCTGCGAATTTATAA